In Gossypium arboreum isolate Shixiya-1 chromosome 6, ASM2569848v2, whole genome shotgun sequence, the following are encoded in one genomic region:
- the LOC108485422 gene encoding ethylene-responsive transcription factor SHINE 2-like, translating into MVQSKKFRGVRQRQWGSWVSEIRHPLLKRRVWLGTFETAEAAARAYDQAAILMNGQNAKTNFPKAAHPGEQNARGGGGGGDDDDDDDRSPLPPKALAELLNAKLRKCCKDQSPSLTCLRLDTDNAHIGVWQKRAGNRSSSNWVMRVELGNKKVDTPASGDRRTLSPGSSTTADEIEAGNLMGEEDRIALQMIEELLNWNCPVTSSTSLIGV; encoded by the exons ATGGTACAATCAAAGAAATTCAGAGGTGTTCGGCAGCGTCAGTGGGGCTCTTGGGTTTCCGAAATTCGCCACCCTTTGCT GAAGAGAAGGGTATGGCTAGGGACATTCGAGACAGCTGAGGCTGCTGCAAGGGCATATGACCAAGCTGCTATTTTGATGAACGGCCAAAATGCAAAGACCAATTTCCCCAAGGCTGCTCACCCTGGTGAACAAAATGCtcgtggtggtggtggtggcggtgatgatgatgatgatgatgatcggTCTCCATTGCCCCCTAAGGCCTTGGCCGAGCTTTTGAATGCTAAGCTGAGGAAGTGTTGCAAAGACCAATCTCCTTCTTTGACTTGCCTCAGGCTCGATACCGATAATGCTCATATAGGTGTTTGGCAAAAGCGTGCAGGGAATCGATCGAGTTCCAATTGGGTCATGAGGGTTGAGCTTGGGAATAAGAAGGTTGATACCCCGGCGTCCGGAGACAGAAGGACACTGTCGCCGGGGTCGTCAACTACGGCGGATGAGATCGAAGCCGGGAACCTAATGGGGGAAGAAGATAGGATTGCACTGCAGATGATAGAAGAATTACTCAATTGGAATTGTCCCGTGACTTcttcaacttctctaattggagtTTAA
- the LOC108486584 gene encoding SPX domain-containing protein 2-like, producing MKFCKSLSILIEEALPDWRDKFLPYKDLKKQLKLIYPKDASEKQPNKRPRLDSLDGGDGEESEVSKEVMDFVLLLENEVEKFNTFFVEKEEDYVIKWRELQDRAEKAKESDGELMNVGREIVDFHGEMVLLENYSALNYTGLVKIIKKYDKRSGALVRLPFIQKVLQQPFYRTDVLNELVKECEMVLDRLFSTNEPSALPDVTNEKDHKPDTSSRNNENLLKVPKELAEIKDMENMYMKQTLSALHVLKEIRSGSSTVSVFSLPPLQNRALDDQKKITVLEQAAK from the exons ATGAAGTTTTGTAAGAGCTTAAGCATATTGATCGAAGAAGCGTTGCCTGATTGGAGAGATAAGTTTTTGCCTTACAAGGATTTGAAGAAGCAGTTGAAGTTGATATACCCCAAAGATGCGAGCGAGAAGCAGCCTAACAAACGGCCCAGATTAGATTCATTGGACGGTGGGGATGGGGAGGAGAGCGAGGTTTCCAAGGAGGTGATGGATTTCGTTTTGTTGTTGGAAAATGAAGTGGAGAAATTCAATACCTTTTTCGTTGAAAAAGAAGAGGATTATGTTATCAAATGGAGg GAACTGCAAGATAGAGCAGAAAAGGCCAAAGAATCAGATGGAGAGTTGATGAATGTTGGAAGGGAGATTGTGGATTTTCACGGAGAGATGGTTCTGTTGGAGAATTACAGTGCCCTTAACTATACAG GACTAGTGAAGATAATAAAGAAATACGACAAGCGAAGCGGTGCTCTTGTTCGCTTGCCCTTCATTCAAAAGGTCTTGCAACAACCGTTCTACCGGACCGATGTTCTTAATGAGCTTGTGAAGGAGTGTGAGATGGTACTTGATCGTCTTTTCTCCACAAATGAACCATCGGCATTACCTGATGTAACCAACGAGAAAGACCACAAACCTGATACTTCTAGCAGAAATAATGAAAACTTGCTCAAAGTTCCAAAAGAACTTGCAGAAATCAAGGATATGGAGAACATGTATATGAAGCAAACTTTGTCAGCACTACACGTCTTGAAAGAGATCCGGAGCGGAAGCTCAACCGTGAGCGTGTTCTCACTGCCGCCTTTGCAAAATCGTGCATTGGATGATCAGAAGAAAATTACTGTGTTAGAACAGGCAGCCAAATAA
- the LOC108486582 gene encoding probable carboxylesterase 17, whose amino-acid sequence MSIVAEAPNYLQVFSDGSVKRFAPEIPPTSEESSSGYKSKDVIIDLSKAITGRIFLPDIPGPCTSSLPVLVYFHGGGFCIGSTTWLGYHHFLGDFAVVSHSIVLSVDYRLAPEHRLPIAYDDCYSSLEWLCSQVSNEPWLKQADISRVFLSGDSAGGNIVHQVAIKAMRNETLRVKVKGLLLIHPFFGSEERTEKERADGATGYVAMNDMFWKLSIPDGSNRDYFGCNFKKQEVSEAEWREFPAVTVYVAGLDFLKERGVMYAEFLQRKEVKRVKLVETENKSHVFHVFHPKSEATCSLQQQMSEFMKNN is encoded by the coding sequence ATGTCTATAGTAGCAGAAGCACCCAATTACCTTCAGGTCTTTTCTGATGGTTCCGTAAAACGGTTTGCACCTGAAATACCTCCCACCTCTGAAGAATCCTCTAGTGGATACAAGTCTAAGGACGTGATCATCGATCTGTCAAAAGCTATAACTGGGAGGATTTTCCTTCCTGATATCCCAGGACCATGCACCTCATCACTTCCAGTTCTTGTCTATTTTCATGGTGGTGGGTTTTGCATCGGCTCAACCACGTGGCTTGGCTACCATCATTTCCTTGGAGATTTTGCCGTCGTGTCACATTCCATTGTTCTTTCGGTTGACTACCGTTTGGCACCTGAACATCGCCTCCCTATAGCTTACGATGACTGTTATAGCTCCCTGGAATGGCTGTGCAGCCAAGTTAGTAATGAACCGTGGTTGAAGCAAGCTGATATCTCTCGTGTGTTTCTCTCCGGAGACAGTGCCGGTGGGAACATCGTTCATCAGGTTGCTATTAAAGCAATGAGAAACGAAACTTTACGTGTTAAGGTTAAAGGGTTATTATTGATACATCCATTTTTTGGCAGTGAAGAAAGGACTGAGAAAGAGAGGGCAGATGGTGCAACTGGCTATGTAGCAATGAATGACATGTTTTGGAAACTAAGCATACCCGATGGTTCAAACCGTGATTACTTCGGATGTAACTTCAAGAAACAAGAGGTTTCAGAAGCCGAATGGAGAGAATTTCCTGCGGTGACGGTTTACGTGGCTGGCTTGGATTTCTTGAAGGAAAGAGGAGTGATGTATGCAGAGTTTTTGCAGAGGAAAGAAGTGAAAAGGGTGAAACTCGTCGAAACCGAAAACAAGTCCCATGTCTTCCATGTGTTTCATCCGAAATCAGAGGCGACTTGTTCGCTCCAGCAACAGATGAGTGAGTTCATGAAGAACAATTAA
- the LOC108486585 gene encoding protein BUNDLE SHEATH DEFECTIVE 2, chloroplastic-like isoform X3 gives MASASYSPHLLPFPSTQKPTGTIFSCSACNPKVFPYHGAFRACSATKLQSVIKAKAAPSNRNTKPNSVICGDCDGNGAVVCSQCKGSGVNPVDFFNGQFKAGDSCWLCGKEMLCGNCNGAGFIGGFMNTDDD, from the exons ATGGCCTCTGCTTCATACTCGCCACATTTACTACCCTTTCCATCCACACAAAAACCAA CAGGGACAATATTCAGTTGTAGTGCTTGCAATCCCAAGGTTTTTCCTTATCATGGTGCCTTTCGAGCCTGCTCCGCTACTAAACTTCAATCTGTGATAAAAGCCAAG GCTGCCCCAAGTAACCGAAACACCAAACCCAATAGTGTCATCTGTGGTGATTGCGATGGAAATG GTGCAGTTGTTTGCTCTCAATGCAAAGGCAGTGGAGTCAACCCTGTTGATTTCTTTAATGGACAATTCAAAGCCGGTGATTCCTGTTGGCTTTGCGG AAAGGAGATGTTATGTGGAAATTGCAATGGTGCTGGCTTCATTGGGGGGTTTATGAACACTGATGATGACTAG
- the LOC108486585 gene encoding protein BUNDLE SHEATH DEFECTIVE 2, chloroplastic-like isoform X2 has translation MASASYSPHLLPFPSTQKPRTIFSCSACNPKVFPYHGAFRACSATKLQSVIKAKAAPSNRNTKPNSVICGDCDGNGAVVCSQCKGSGVNPVDFFNGQFKAGDSCWLCGGRKEMLCGNCNGAGFIGGFMNTDDD, from the exons ATGGCCTCTGCTTCATACTCGCCACATTTACTACCCTTTCCATCCACACAAAAACCAA GGACAATATTCAGTTGTAGTGCTTGCAATCCCAAGGTTTTTCCTTATCATGGTGCCTTTCGAGCCTGCTCCGCTACTAAACTTCAATCTGTGATAAAAGCCAAG GCTGCCCCAAGTAACCGAAACACCAAACCCAATAGTGTCATCTGTGGTGATTGCGATGGAAATG GTGCAGTTGTTTGCTCTCAATGCAAAGGCAGTGGAGTCAACCCTGTTGATTTCTTTAATGGACAATTCAAAGCCGGTGATTCCTGTTGGCTTTGCGG GGGCAGAAAGGAGATGTTATGTGGAAATTGCAATGGTGCTGGCTTCATTGGGGGGTTTATGAACACTGATGATGACTAG
- the LOC108486585 gene encoding protein BUNDLE SHEATH DEFECTIVE 2, chloroplastic-like isoform X1 has translation MASASYSPHLLPFPSTQKPTGTIFSCSACNPKVFPYHGAFRACSATKLQSVIKAKAAPSNRNTKPNSVICGDCDGNGAVVCSQCKGSGVNPVDFFNGQFKAGDSCWLCGGRKEMLCGNCNGAGFIGGFMNTDDD, from the exons ATGGCCTCTGCTTCATACTCGCCACATTTACTACCCTTTCCATCCACACAAAAACCAA CAGGGACAATATTCAGTTGTAGTGCTTGCAATCCCAAGGTTTTTCCTTATCATGGTGCCTTTCGAGCCTGCTCCGCTACTAAACTTCAATCTGTGATAAAAGCCAAG GCTGCCCCAAGTAACCGAAACACCAAACCCAATAGTGTCATCTGTGGTGATTGCGATGGAAATG GTGCAGTTGTTTGCTCTCAATGCAAAGGCAGTGGAGTCAACCCTGTTGATTTCTTTAATGGACAATTCAAAGCCGGTGATTCCTGTTGGCTTTGCGG GGGCAGAAAGGAGATGTTATGTGGAAATTGCAATGGTGCTGGCTTCATTGGGGGGTTTATGAACACTGATGATGACTAG